The following coding sequences lie in one Alloacidobacterium dinghuense genomic window:
- a CDS encoding DNA translocase FtsK has translation MKPLKLVLTPTRNRRLNELIGLMVLVVAGLLLLALASYHPADPSFNTVSGSAARPENWIGVIGAYISDLLLQLEGVAAFCLPLYLAALGWTWMRSMPAGSPWAKAVGACLTLLFVPAIFGLLPGHLHYLGGLPMEGLTGRLVVDALVRYLNYPGACIFTIAMVAAAVYLSSTFSFNTAKEWLSIRLAFVMAWRDRWANWKHARARAREAKKMARADALREKELIKARKADAKQEKLNFRKKPDVVPEEDAAPAHRQGGFTDVMPEPAPAQKSVWEQMPRATVPDPEPEPEPAPSIAVKERADAEEHKVTVAPKSHNGFRLPPSTLLHRSEDAQVVREDELRAEAQVLVEKCAEFDVTGQIVQINPGPVVTTFEFRPEAGVKYSRVTGLAEDLCLAMRAESILIERMAGKSTVGIQVPNHERETIWLRDVIEAESFGQSKSKLTLAMGKDINGRIVTADLTTMPHVLIAGSTGSGKSVAINAMIMSVLYKATPEQVRMILVDPKRVELGMYEGIPHLFTPIITEPKLAANALRNAVREMERRLKLLASRSVRNIDQYNKLFDTGTPSLFDEEEEQKPLSYIVIIIDELADLMMLDKANVEESVTRLAQMARAVGIHLVLATQRPSVDVITGLIKANVPTRMSFRLATKVDSRTILDSNGAESLLGRGDMLFLPPGTSRLQRVHAPFVTEKEIAAVTDFWKKQGDAEYVQGFLESPKDEKGRDLDMEADGEDSNDELFEDAVRLVMEFGKASTSLLQRRLRIGYGRAAHLIDMMERDGIVGPAEGSKPREILKPPDWLNEVEQAMR, from the coding sequence ATGAAACCCCTGAAACTGGTTCTTACGCCAACGCGCAACCGCCGCCTGAATGAGCTGATCGGGCTCATGGTGCTGGTAGTTGCGGGCCTCCTTCTTCTCGCACTAGCTTCGTATCATCCCGCCGACCCATCTTTCAATACGGTCTCCGGCTCTGCCGCGCGTCCAGAGAACTGGATTGGCGTCATCGGCGCCTACATCAGCGATCTGCTGTTGCAGTTGGAAGGAGTGGCGGCTTTCTGCCTGCCGTTGTATCTGGCTGCGCTCGGCTGGACGTGGATGCGCTCGATGCCTGCGGGATCGCCCTGGGCCAAGGCCGTCGGAGCTTGCCTGACCCTGCTCTTTGTTCCAGCGATCTTCGGACTTCTGCCGGGTCACTTGCACTATCTCGGCGGCCTGCCCATGGAAGGGCTGACCGGTCGCCTCGTCGTCGACGCGCTGGTGCGTTATCTGAACTACCCCGGCGCTTGCATCTTCACGATTGCCATGGTCGCCGCTGCGGTCTATTTGTCCTCAACTTTCAGCTTCAATACTGCCAAGGAATGGCTCTCCATCCGGTTGGCCTTTGTGATGGCGTGGCGTGATCGCTGGGCGAACTGGAAACATGCGCGGGCGCGAGCCCGCGAAGCCAAGAAGATGGCCCGCGCCGATGCCCTGCGCGAGAAAGAGCTCATCAAGGCGCGCAAGGCAGACGCGAAGCAGGAAAAGCTCAATTTCCGAAAGAAACCCGACGTGGTGCCCGAAGAGGATGCCGCTCCGGCCCATCGGCAAGGCGGGTTTACCGATGTGATGCCTGAGCCGGCGCCTGCGCAGAAGAGCGTGTGGGAGCAGATGCCGCGTGCAACGGTTCCCGATCCAGAACCGGAGCCTGAACCAGCGCCGAGTATCGCCGTCAAGGAACGGGCGGACGCGGAAGAGCACAAGGTAACGGTGGCTCCCAAGTCGCACAACGGCTTCCGCCTGCCTCCGAGCACGCTGCTGCATCGCAGCGAAGATGCGCAGGTGGTCCGCGAAGATGAGTTGCGGGCCGAGGCGCAGGTGCTGGTTGAGAAGTGCGCTGAGTTCGATGTGACCGGGCAGATCGTTCAGATTAACCCCGGTCCAGTGGTGACGACCTTCGAATTCCGGCCCGAGGCGGGCGTGAAATACAGCCGCGTGACTGGCCTGGCTGAGGACTTGTGCCTCGCGATGCGCGCCGAGAGCATCCTCATCGAGCGCATGGCGGGCAAGAGCACCGTCGGTATTCAGGTGCCGAACCACGAGCGCGAAACAATCTGGCTGCGCGATGTGATCGAAGCGGAAAGCTTCGGCCAGTCGAAAAGCAAGCTGACACTGGCGATGGGCAAGGACATCAACGGTCGCATCGTGACCGCTGACCTGACGACGATGCCGCACGTGCTGATCGCCGGCTCGACCGGGAGCGGTAAGTCGGTTGCGATCAATGCCATGATCATGTCGGTGCTCTACAAAGCGACCCCGGAGCAGGTGCGCATGATCCTGGTCGATCCCAAGCGGGTTGAGCTTGGGATGTATGAAGGCATTCCGCATCTGTTTACGCCGATCATCACCGAGCCCAAGCTGGCGGCCAATGCTCTGCGCAACGCCGTGCGCGAGATGGAGCGGCGGTTGAAACTGCTGGCTTCGCGCAGCGTGCGCAATATCGACCAGTACAACAAGCTCTTTGACACCGGGACGCCGAGCCTCTTCGATGAGGAAGAGGAGCAGAAGCCACTGTCTTACATCGTCATCATCATCGACGAGCTGGCCGATCTGATGATGCTCGACAAGGCGAATGTCGAGGAATCGGTTACCCGGCTTGCGCAGATGGCGCGCGCGGTCGGTATTCACCTGGTTCTGGCAACGCAGCGACCTTCGGTCGATGTGATCACCGGCCTGATCAAGGCGAACGTACCGACGCGCATGTCGTTCCGGCTGGCGACCAAGGTCGATTCGCGAACCATTCTCGATTCGAACGGCGCGGAATCGCTGCTTGGACGTGGTGACATGCTCTTCCTGCCGCCGGGGACGTCGCGGTTGCAGCGCGTCCATGCCCCGTTTGTTACCGAGAAGGAGATTGCGGCGGTCACCGACTTCTGGAAGAAGCAGGGTGACGCCGAGTATGTCCAGGGCTTCCTTGAGTCGCCCAAGGACGAGAAGGGCCGTGACCTCGATATGGAGGCTGACGGCGAAGATTCAAACGACGAGCTCTTCGAAGATGCCGTGCGGCTGGTGATGGAGTTCGGCAAGGCCTCGACTTCCCTGCTGCAGAGGCGCTTGCGGATCGGCTATGGCCGGGCTGCGCATCTGATCGACATGATGGAGCGCGACGGGATTGTCGGCCCTGCTGAAGGCTCGAAGCCGCGTGAGATTCTCAAACCGCCGGACTGGCTGAACGAGGTCGAGCAGGCTATGCGTTAG
- a CDS encoding undecaprenyl-diphosphate phosphatase, with protein sequence MNDYLISVLLGIVEGLTEFLPVSSTAHLRISEALLHINLTDPYWKMYTIVIQLGAILALLLIFAARIIEFLRTFPEGAEHDRNVWNHPLTLTLVAFVCTAIPAFLLTKTIGKHLESLKVMALSLLIGGIVMWVVDAWSDRSDPPTKHVEQMSLGQSIWIGLCQVLSAVFPGTSRSMSTIAAGQVVGMSRPAALEFSFLVSIPTMIAATGYDLLKTLHPKHAEGADSIAPLVMTGHGWVVLAIGFVVSFFVALGVVEWFLQWVRKHGFVPFSVYRIIVGILLLVFAARLA encoded by the coding sequence TTGAACGATTACCTCATTTCTGTATTACTAGGTATTGTTGAAGGTTTAACAGAATTTTTGCCCGTCAGCTCAACCGCTCACCTGCGCATCAGCGAGGCATTGCTGCACATCAATCTCACCGATCCGTACTGGAAGATGTACACGATCGTGATTCAGCTTGGCGCCATTCTGGCGCTGTTGCTGATCTTTGCCGCTCGCATTATCGAATTCCTGCGAACCTTCCCTGAAGGCGCGGAACATGACCGGAATGTCTGGAATCACCCCCTGACACTGACGTTGGTGGCATTCGTCTGCACCGCCATCCCCGCGTTCCTGCTGACCAAGACAATCGGGAAGCATTTGGAGAGCTTGAAAGTAATGGCTCTGTCGCTGCTGATCGGTGGCATCGTGATGTGGGTGGTGGATGCCTGGAGCGATCGCAGTGACCCGCCAACCAAGCATGTGGAGCAGATGTCGCTCGGGCAGTCGATCTGGATCGGCCTTTGCCAGGTGCTTTCTGCGGTTTTTCCTGGAACATCGCGTTCCATGTCGACCATTGCTGCCGGGCAAGTCGTTGGCATGTCGAGGCCTGCGGCGCTTGAGTTCAGCTTCCTCGTCTCGATCCCCACGATGATTGCGGCCACCGGCTACGATCTGTTGAAGACACTACATCCGAAGCATGCCGAGGGCGCTGACTCAATTGCTCCGTTGGTGATGACAGGCCACGGTTGGGTCGTACTGGCAATAGGCTTCGTTGTCTCTTTTTTTGTTGCACTTGGCGTCGTCGAGTGGTTCCTGCAGTGGGTGCGGAAGCATGGATTTGTGCCCTTCTCTGTGTATCGGATCATCGTAGGAATCTTGTTGCTGGTATTTGCGGCTAGACTGGCGTAG
- a CDS encoding tetratricopeptide repeat protein, translated as MSGGIRQTSVMRKQLLAFSVFLLMVPLAIAQKNVPHGAKGTVVHIANLYVQADESANRVSSITPGRELVIAEHSGKWLRVFANTDVEVVTSSDAPVFGNETNAQPISGWIIDKGVVTADTPKGDEILFGEAVSTEILASQSHPPPDAAQSARRLYRMVVDLFPQSPRAAEAMWRAADIRWQLQKEDAFSRPSAHEKENYLREQMDETEMKKIQKLYPQTKWADLAAFEMIDNKICGDWQGSEKCPEKEAEIYTKYADDHPNSPKAAQALYQAAWREASAGDMFQSDNEDKKSEEARARAKDLAGRVQTKYSDSDYAARAAGLVYKMEQQIPIYGSDRE; from the coding sequence ATGAGTGGCGGAATCCGTCAGACCAGTGTGATGCGAAAACAATTGCTTGCTTTCTCTGTCTTTCTTTTGATGGTCCCGCTGGCGATCGCTCAAAAGAACGTGCCGCATGGCGCCAAAGGCACAGTTGTCCACATTGCAAATCTTTATGTACAGGCAGATGAATCGGCGAACAGAGTGAGTTCGATTACGCCGGGCCGCGAGCTTGTGATTGCGGAACACAGCGGAAAGTGGCTGCGCGTGTTCGCCAATACCGATGTAGAAGTCGTCACTTCATCCGACGCTCCGGTTTTCGGGAATGAGACGAATGCCCAGCCGATTTCAGGCTGGATTATCGACAAGGGCGTAGTCACTGCAGACACTCCGAAGGGCGACGAGATCCTGTTTGGCGAGGCAGTGAGCACAGAGATTCTGGCAAGCCAGTCACATCCGCCGCCAGATGCGGCGCAGAGTGCTCGCCGTCTCTATCGCATGGTGGTAGACCTTTTCCCACAGTCGCCACGCGCGGCAGAGGCGATGTGGCGGGCTGCCGACATTCGCTGGCAACTGCAGAAAGAGGACGCCTTCTCACGACCCTCGGCCCACGAAAAAGAAAACTACCTGCGCGAGCAGATGGACGAGACCGAGATGAAAAAGATCCAGAAGCTCTACCCTCAGACAAAGTGGGCAGACCTTGCCGCGTTCGAGATGATCGACAACAAGATTTGCGGCGACTGGCAAGGCTCCGAGAAGTGCCCGGAAAAAGAAGCTGAGATTTATACAAAATATGCCGACGATCATCCGAACTCACCCAAAGCAGCGCAGGCTCTCTATCAGGCAGCGTGGCGGGAGGCTTCGGCTGGCGACATGTTTCAATCGGACAATGAAGATAAAAAGTCAGAGGAAGCGCGAGCACGAGCCAAGGACCTCGCTGGGCGCGTCCAGACGAAGTATTCCGACAGCGACTATGCGGCGCGCGCTGCAGGTCTGGTATACAAGATGGAGCAGCAGATTCCTATCTACGGCAGCGACCGGGAGTGA
- a CDS encoding DUF3037 domain-containing protein translates to MSAQSSFDYAVIRVVPRVEREEFVNAGVLVFCLEKNFLAARVHVNVERLKALWPEVDVDLVRQHLEAFPRVSAGDPSAGPIAQLSLRERFHWLVSPRSTMIQVSAVHSGICTGSPQEALDRLFDRLTC, encoded by the coding sequence GTGTCCGCGCAGAGTTCGTTTGATTACGCAGTGATTCGCGTTGTACCCCGCGTTGAGCGCGAGGAATTTGTCAATGCGGGAGTGCTCGTCTTCTGCCTGGAAAAGAACTTTCTCGCTGCCAGGGTGCATGTCAACGTCGAACGCCTGAAGGCACTCTGGCCGGAAGTGGATGTTGATCTAGTACGCCAGCATCTCGAAGCATTTCCCAGGGTCTCCGCCGGCGATCCTTCAGCAGGACCAATTGCCCAACTGAGCCTACGTGAGCGCTTCCACTGGCTGGTATCGCCGCGGAGCACGATGATTCAGGTGTCGGCGGTACACAGCGGCATCTGCACCGGCAGTCCGCAGGAAGCCCTCGACAGGCTCTTTGATCGGCTGACATGCTAG
- a CDS encoding HipA family kinase, translated as MLRTVRATRYVTPLREGGSLPAIIEADDLGLYVVKFRGAGQGQLALLAELVAGEIGRALGLKVPELVFVEVDPLLGRNEPDAEIRDLLKRSTGLNLALDYLPGSTMFDPAAGDIADPQLASMAVWFDAFVTNVDRTPRNPNLLKWHRQLYFIDHGAALYFHHNWASINQMTQSPFTAILSHVLLTWASELNAADVAAHRSLNIDVFTAILEAVPDAWLQAESDIPTPTAKRAAYAQYLNERLAASSIFVKEAMRVRAEFV; from the coding sequence ATGCTTCGCACCGTCCGAGCAACCAGGTATGTAACTCCCTTACGGGAGGGCGGTTCGTTGCCGGCAATTATCGAAGCCGATGATCTGGGCTTATATGTTGTGAAATTTAGAGGAGCCGGGCAGGGACAGCTCGCATTGCTTGCTGAGTTGGTTGCCGGGGAAATCGGCCGGGCACTGGGCTTAAAGGTACCGGAACTGGTCTTCGTAGAGGTAGATCCTTTGCTCGGGCGCAATGAGCCGGATGCCGAGATTCGCGACCTGCTGAAGCGCAGCACGGGGCTGAACCTTGCGCTCGACTATCTACCTGGATCGACGATGTTTGATCCCGCCGCAGGCGATATTGCCGACCCACAGCTGGCCTCAATGGCGGTCTGGTTTGATGCGTTTGTTACCAACGTCGACCGCACACCGCGCAACCCAAATCTGCTCAAATGGCACCGGCAACTGTACTTTATCGATCACGGGGCAGCACTGTATTTTCACCACAACTGGGCAAGCATCAACCAGATGACGCAGTCACCGTTTACAGCGATTCTCAGCCATGTCCTGCTCACCTGGGCGTCGGAGCTAAACGCGGCGGATGTCGCTGCGCACCGATCGCTCAATATCGACGTTTTTACTGCAATCCTCGAAGCCGTTCCTGATGCGTGGCTTCAAGCGGAAAGCGATATCCCGACACCAACAGCGAAGCGGGCTGCCTATGCGCAGTACTTGAATGAGCGTCTGGCCGCGTCGTCGATTTTTGTGAAGGAGGCAATGCGTGTCCGCGCAGAGTTCGTTTGA
- a CDS encoding threonine ammonia-lyase, whose translation MLVSYKEIRDAQERIRGIALHTPLVRLQIPGSTGNIYVKAEGLQPIGSFKLRGAYNKIAQLSEEERKRGVITYSSGNHAQGVAYAARALGAKAVIVMPSNAPEVKKQATAALGAEIVTVGPASSERKLKAEELEAKFGYVMVPPYDDRAIIAGQATCGLEIVEDLPEIDLVLSPVSGGGLLSGVATAVKLIKPDVRVFGIEPELAADAQESFRGGKLVSWPAEMTTRTMADGLRTQSLGELNFEHVRAYVDDIITVAENEIVEAMRTLLYQARLTPEPSGAVTAAAVLFHLEQLLPFRNAVVVMSGGNVEPEVLRRVVCTV comes from the coding sequence TTGCTCGTTTCTTATAAGGAAATTCGCGACGCACAGGAACGTATTCGCGGCATAGCACTGCATACGCCACTAGTTCGGTTACAGATTCCGGGTTCGACAGGAAACATTTATGTGAAAGCCGAAGGCTTACAGCCGATCGGCAGCTTCAAACTACGTGGCGCGTATAACAAAATCGCACAATTGAGCGAGGAAGAGCGCAAGCGCGGCGTCATCACCTACTCGAGCGGCAACCATGCGCAAGGCGTGGCATATGCCGCACGAGCACTGGGCGCAAAGGCTGTGATCGTGATGCCGTCGAATGCTCCGGAAGTAAAGAAGCAGGCAACAGCGGCTCTCGGCGCAGAGATCGTGACCGTTGGTCCGGCGAGTTCGGAGCGCAAATTGAAGGCCGAGGAGCTGGAAGCGAAGTTCGGCTACGTGATGGTTCCTCCGTATGACGATAGAGCCATCATCGCGGGGCAAGCAACATGCGGACTTGAGATTGTTGAAGATCTCCCGGAGATTGATCTGGTTCTTTCACCGGTCAGCGGCGGAGGATTGCTGAGCGGCGTAGCTACTGCGGTCAAGCTCATCAAGCCGGACGTTCGTGTCTTCGGCATCGAACCGGAACTGGCTGCTGATGCGCAGGAAAGTTTCCGCGGCGGCAAGCTGGTAAGTTGGCCGGCGGAGATGACTACTCGGACGATGGCTGACGGGCTGCGGACGCAGAGCCTCGGCGAGCTGAACTTTGAGCATGTGCGCGCTTATGTTGATGACATCATTACAGTCGCGGAAAACGAGATCGTTGAAGCGATGCGAACACTGCTCTATCAAGCGCGCTTAACACCGGAACCAAGCGGTGCGGTGACAGCCGCGGCGGTACTTTTTCATCTCGAGCAACTGCTTCCCTTCCGCAATGCCGTTGTTGTGATGAGCGGCGGAAATGTAGAGCCTGAAGTACTGCGCCGAGTGGTTTGCACGGTTTAA
- a CDS encoding ribonuclease J produces MADAKLQIIPLGGLGEFGMNCLAIRYKDDIIVIDAGLMFPESELLGVDIVVPDITYLVENREHVRGIVLTHGHEDHIGGLPWILSELNVPVYGTEFTLAYVEGKLEEHKLLDDTELIEIAPGSKFSLGPFTIEPIRVTHSLVDCVALAIDTPVGVIVHTGDFKIDLSPPDSKAFDLHKFAEYGQRGVLALLQDSTNVDRPGYTPSEWSVKPRLDELFSRTKKKLFFSCFSSSIYRIRIAIDLAHTHGRKVAIVGRSMVESSEIAQDLGYLEVPPGIIIHPGQIADYDPEEVMILISGTQGEPMSALSRAAVDNHKHARILPGDTVVLSSRVIPGNEKSIFRVIDHLYRRDAHVIFDDGASGLIHVSGHASQEEQRLMINLLRPKFFIPVHGDYRHLKKHAEMAQNMGVVDLALVIENGDVLELDQDDARKTGKITAGRVCIDSGSTADVVEDLVIRDRRHLSEDGFVLPILTINKLSGKVERLPEIVSRGFVGADQELMEAARNVVSQTLENSSDEEKADYGVIKEKIRIDLKRYIQKNTSRRPLIMPVILEI; encoded by the coding sequence ATGGCCGACGCAAAACTGCAAATTATTCCGCTGGGCGGATTAGGCGAGTTCGGCATGAACTGTCTCGCCATCCGCTACAAAGACGACATCATTGTCATCGATGCCGGTCTCATGTTCCCCGAGTCCGAGTTGTTGGGCGTTGATATCGTCGTTCCTGATATCACATACCTCGTAGAGAACCGCGAGCATGTGCGCGGCATCGTGCTCACACACGGACACGAAGATCACATTGGGGGGCTGCCCTGGATCCTCTCCGAGTTGAACGTCCCCGTATATGGTACGGAGTTTACGCTTGCCTATGTCGAAGGCAAGCTCGAAGAACACAAGCTGCTCGATGACACAGAACTGATCGAGATCGCGCCCGGGTCGAAGTTCTCGCTTGGACCTTTCACCATCGAGCCGATCCGCGTAACCCACAGCCTGGTGGACTGTGTCGCGCTCGCGATTGATACGCCGGTTGGCGTCATCGTTCACACAGGCGACTTCAAGATCGATCTTTCCCCACCAGACAGCAAGGCCTTCGACCTCCATAAATTTGCGGAATACGGCCAACGCGGTGTTCTCGCCTTGCTGCAGGATTCGACGAATGTGGACCGTCCCGGGTACACGCCGAGCGAGTGGTCGGTGAAGCCGCGCCTTGACGAGCTGTTTTCGCGCACAAAGAAAAAACTTTTCTTTAGTTGCTTTTCGTCGTCAATCTACCGCATTCGCATCGCCATCGACCTGGCACACACGCACGGACGCAAGGTCGCAATTGTCGGAAGGTCGATGGTCGAATCATCCGAGATTGCTCAGGATCTTGGATACCTCGAGGTGCCTCCGGGCATCATCATCCATCCGGGCCAAATTGCCGATTACGACCCCGAGGAAGTGATGATCCTGATCAGCGGCACGCAGGGGGAGCCAATGAGCGCGTTAAGCCGCGCCGCTGTTGATAACCACAAACATGCACGCATTCTCCCCGGCGATACGGTAGTGCTTAGTTCGCGTGTGATTCCCGGTAACGAGAAAAGCATCTTCCGAGTCATCGATCACCTGTATCGGCGCGATGCACATGTCATCTTCGACGATGGCGCTTCAGGCCTGATTCACGTGAGCGGGCACGCCAGCCAGGAAGAGCAGCGGTTGATGATCAATCTCCTGCGGCCAAAGTTTTTTATCCCGGTGCATGGAGATTACAGACATCTGAAGAAGCACGCCGAGATGGCGCAGAACATGGGCGTTGTCGATCTTGCACTGGTGATTGAGAACGGCGACGTTCTCGAACTCGATCAGGATGATGCGCGCAAAACTGGGAAAATTACTGCGGGGCGCGTCTGCATCGACTCTGGATCAACTGCCGATGTGGTCGAAGACCTCGTCATCCGCGACCGACGCCATCTGAGCGAAGACGGATTTGTGCTGCCGATTCTCACTATCAACAAACTCAGCGGCAAAGTAGAGCGCCTGCCGGAGATTGTAAGCCGTGGTTTTGTGGGAGCCGATCAGGAGTTGATGGAAGCGGCGCGCAATGTCGTCAGCCAGACGCTCGAAAATTCGAGCGATGAGGAAAAGGCCGATTACGGAGTAATCAAGGAAAAGATCCGCATCGATCTGAAGCGCTATATCCAGAAAAATACCAGCCGGCGACCGTTGATCATGCCGGTAATTCTTGAGATTTGA
- a CDS encoding 2,3,4,5-tetrahydropyridine-2,6-dicarboxylate N-succinyltransferase: MTDLKSRIERSFSDSTTDSAMSMAAFTELREALENGTIRSAEPDSASPTGWRVNAWVKQGILLGFRLGQLAASGTDLSFVDKHTYPPRKFVPEQGIRIVPGGSSVRAGAYLAKSVVCMPPMYVNVGAYIDEGTMVDSHALVGSCAQIGRRVHLSAAAQVGGVLEPINASPVILEDDVLVGGNCGVYEGTIVRKRAVLAAGTVLTRGTPVYDVVHGSVLRADGEMPLIIPEGAVVVPGARAVSKGKGQEWNLSVYTPIIVKYRDEKTELSLALEDLLR, from the coding sequence ATGACTGACCTGAAAAGCCGTATCGAGCGCTCGTTCTCTGACTCCACAACAGATTCCGCCATGTCCATGGCTGCTTTCACAGAGCTTCGGGAGGCCCTTGAAAATGGCACGATTCGCTCGGCCGAGCCAGATTCCGCTTCTCCGACAGGTTGGCGCGTGAATGCATGGGTCAAGCAGGGCATCTTGCTGGGATTTCGGCTGGGGCAGCTAGCGGCTTCCGGCACTGACCTATCTTTTGTCGATAAGCACACCTACCCCCCGCGGAAGTTTGTGCCTGAGCAAGGCATACGGATCGTGCCAGGCGGCTCGTCTGTTCGTGCAGGGGCGTATCTGGCGAAATCCGTCGTGTGCATGCCTCCAATGTATGTGAATGTGGGGGCATATATCGATGAGGGCACGATGGTCGATTCGCACGCGCTCGTCGGTAGCTGCGCTCAAATCGGCAGGCGTGTCCACCTGAGCGCGGCGGCGCAGGTGGGCGGTGTCCTCGAGCCAATCAACGCCAGTCCCGTGATTCTGGAAGACGATGTGTTGGTTGGCGGCAACTGCGGTGTATATGAGGGAACAATTGTCCGTAAACGCGCGGTATTGGCCGCCGGGACGGTCTTGACGCGTGGCACGCCTGTTTATGACGTGGTGCACGGCAGCGTACTACGGGCAGATGGCGAAATGCCGCTGATCATTCCGGAAGGTGCTGTAGTGGTGCCGGGTGCCCGGGCTGTTTCAAAGGGGAAAGGACAGGAGTGGAACCTAAGCGTATACACGCCGATCATCGTGAAGTACAGGGATGAGAAAACCGAGCTAAGTCTGGCTTTGGAAGACTTGCTGCGGTAG
- the dapA gene encoding 4-hydroxy-tetrahydrodipicolinate synthase, which translates to MDLIGCGTALVTPFRADGAIDEQALYALVQWQIESGIDWLVACGTTAETPSLNDEEWLRVIRIVTEAASDRVPVWVGCTHNATREAVQRARIASQVPGVTAILTANPYYNKPGQEGQYQHFKDIASSVKLPVVLYNIPGRTGTNLEPATVLRLIEDAPNIAGVKESSGNLPQITELVTQAPRGFCVYAGDDNMALGALGVGAVGLVSVASNEIPAEMAQMVQAALTGDWPKARQINRKYFRLIQANFWEASPSPVKAVMAMMGHIEEHYRLPMVPVSQATRSRLERLVGELGLLVHAPREEGHYRMF; encoded by the coding sequence ATGGATTTGATTGGCTGTGGTACAGCGCTTGTCACCCCATTTCGGGCGGACGGTGCGATTGATGAGCAGGCGCTCTATGCGCTGGTGCAGTGGCAGATTGAAAGCGGCATTGACTGGCTGGTCGCTTGCGGAACGACGGCCGAAACGCCCTCGCTGAACGACGAGGAATGGTTGCGAGTGATCCGCATTGTGACTGAAGCCGCATCAGACCGCGTGCCCGTATGGGTGGGCTGCACACACAATGCAACGCGCGAGGCAGTGCAGCGGGCTCGTATCGCATCGCAGGTGCCGGGTGTAACCGCCATTCTTACGGCCAATCCCTATTACAACAAGCCTGGACAGGAAGGACAGTATCAGCACTTCAAGGACATTGCGAGCAGCGTAAAGTTACCTGTGGTGCTCTACAACATTCCCGGGCGGACTGGCACAAACCTCGAACCGGCGACTGTGCTGCGACTGATTGAGGATGCGCCGAACATTGCGGGTGTGAAGGAGTCGAGCGGCAATCTGCCGCAGATCACCGAACTCGTGACGCAGGCTCCGCGTGGTTTCTGCGTGTATGCAGGCGATGACAACATGGCGCTAGGCGCGTTGGGCGTCGGAGCCGTTGGACTTGTTTCTGTGGCTTCGAATGAGATTCCCGCCGAAATGGCGCAGATGGTCCAAGCCGCGTTGACAGGCGACTGGCCGAAAGCACGGCAAATCAACCGTAAATATTTCCGGTTGATTCAAGCAAATTTCTGGGAGGCCAGTCCCTCTCCAGTGAAGGCTGTGATGGCCATGATGGGGCATATTGAAGAGCATTACCGACTGCCCATGGTTCCTGTTTCGCAGGCAACGCGTTCTCGACTGGAACGCCTGGTGGGAGAATTAGGGCTGCTCGTGCACGCTCCGCGTGAAGAAGGCCACTACAGGATGTTCTAG
- a CDS encoding 4-hydroxy-tetrahydrodipicolinate reductase, translating to MLFLVLGRGKTGRVIADVAREHGHGVQVLGEEENRNAMALTPPFLTGFDAVIDFTTPEAAVSNMRACLANGARMVVGTTGWYDHLDDMRSLAARKDAGFLYGANFSIGVQAFYRLARELAVAVPSYRFRILETHHAGKKDAPSGTALSIRQAVQTANPALNVEIDSQRVGDVAGIHILEARSENELIELKHEAFSRRAFAEGAVRAAEWIAGKIGAWNFSEIASQL from the coding sequence ATGCTTTTTCTTGTGCTGGGTCGGGGAAAGACGGGCCGCGTCATCGCCGATGTCGCGCGTGAGCACGGCCACGGAGTGCAGGTTCTTGGCGAAGAAGAAAATCGCAACGCCATGGCGTTGACACCGCCCTTTCTTACCGGCTTCGACGCGGTGATCGACTTTACGACGCCGGAAGCTGCAGTTTCCAATATGCGGGCGTGCCTGGCGAATGGCGCGCGCATGGTGGTTGGAACGACCGGCTGGTACGATCACCTGGACGATATGCGCTCGCTGGCGGCGCGCAAGGACGCAGGATTTCTTTATGGTGCAAATTTCTCCATCGGCGTGCAGGCCTTCTACCGGCTGGCGCGTGAACTGGCAGTGGCCGTTCCTTCATATCGATTCAGAATTCTCGAGACTCACCACGCTGGCAAGAAAGACGCGCCGTCGGGAACCGCGCTCTCGATTCGTCAGGCGGTGCAAACAGCGAATCCTGCGCTCAATGTCGAGATCGATTCGCAACGGGTGGGGGATGTTGCCGGTATCCATATTCTCGAAGCGCGTTCCGAGAATGAGTTGATCGAATTGAAACACGAGGCCTTCTCGCGACGAGCCTTTGCTGAGGGCGCTGTTCGTGCTGCTGAATGGATCGCTGGCAAAATCGGCGCCTGGAACTTCAGTGAAATCGCAAGTCAGCTGTAG